A genomic region of Candidatus Omnitrophota bacterium contains the following coding sequences:
- a CDS encoding radical SAM protein, giving the protein MKYIYGPIKSRRLGLSLGLSLSPNKICDLDCIYCQWGSVGKTVFERKEYASADDIILELKSWIKNNPDQFKNLKFVTLSGLGEPTLNTCIGELIDQAKAITGASIAVITNSTLLGDPLVRKGLLKADLIVPSLDAVDAQIFKQIDRPDEGVKLDEIIDGLVALRKEFSGEVWLEIMLVKGVNDDFGHIKELKKIIQRINPDKIQLNSPMRSTAEKDVLAVERNKLEKIKEIFGDKAEIV; this is encoded by the coding sequence ATGAAATATATCTATGGACCAATAAAATCGCGTAGGTTGGGGCTCTCACTGGGGTTAAGTTTGAGTCCCAATAAGATATGCGATCTCGATTGTATTTATTGCCAATGGGGCTCTGTTGGCAAGACAGTTTTTGAGAGGAAGGAATATGCTTCGGCTGATGATATTATCCTTGAATTAAAATCCTGGATTAAGAATAATCCAGACCAATTTAAAAACTTAAAATTTGTTACCCTTTCCGGGCTGGGGGAACCGACGCTAAATACATGTATCGGAGAGTTGATTGATCAGGCCAAGGCGATTACCGGCGCTAGTATTGCCGTAATTACCAATTCTACGCTTTTAGGTGATCCTTTAGTGCGTAAAGGGCTTTTAAAAGCGGATTTAATTGTTCCTTCTTTAGATGCAGTTGACGCTCAAATTTTTAAGCAGATTGATCGTCCTGATGAGGGTGTAAAATTAGATGAGATTATCGATGGCCTGGTTGCTTTAAGAAAAGAATTTAGCGGGGAAGTCTGGCTGGAGATAATGCTTGTAAAAGGAGTCAACGATGATTTTGGCCATATTAAGGAATTAAAAAAGATAATCCAGCGTATAAATCCGGATAAAATACAGCTTAACTCTCCGATGCGCTCAACCGCTGAGAAAGATGTGCTTGCCGTCGAGAGAAATAAACTTGAGAAGATAAAAGAAATTTTTGGGGATAAAGCGGAGATTGTATAA
- a CDS encoding glycogen-binding domain-containing protein, with protein sequence MARTAGTKPTEFKLYAPVAKKVVLAGSFNKWNTKKLLAKKDSKGNWVAKVALKPGKHEYKFVVDETWTNDPRCNSCVSNSFGSHNCVVEVK encoded by the coding sequence ATGGCACGGACAGCTGGAACAAAACCAACGGAGTTTAAGTTATATGCACCTGTAGCTAAGAAGGTTGTGCTCGCCGGTAGTTTTAATAAATGGAATACCAAGAAATTACTTGCCAAGAAGGATAGCAAGGGTAATTGGGTAGCGAAAGTAGCCCTTAAGCCCGGCAAGCACGAATATAAATTTGTCGTTGATGAAACATGGACAAATGATCCTCGTTGTAACTCTTGTGTTTCTAACTCGTTTGGGTCGCATAACTGCGTAGTTGAAGTTAAATAA